In the Oryzias latipes chromosome 23, ASM223467v1 genome, one interval contains:
- the kmt2e gene encoding histone-lysine N-methyltransferase 2E isoform X2 → MSIVIPVGVDTADTSYLDMAAGSEPESVEASPVVVEKSSYPHQIYSSSSHHSHSYIGLPYADHNYGARPPPTPPASPPPSMLIRQGEGGLFVSGGQDEASRGTTLSTSEDGSYGADITRCICGFTHDDGYMICCDKCSAWQHIDCMGIDRQNIPETYLCERCQPRHLDRERAILLQTRKRECLSDGDTSATESGDEVPLELYSTFQHTPTTITLTTGRLGNKQVDKKRKKSGDKDPPAPSAKAKKAFREGSRKSSRVKGAAPEVEPVEHPSLWESKIKTWMERYEEASSNQYSEDVQVLLRVKEQGDGRSLAYNTHPASFKPPVESQVQKNKKILKAVRDLAPDSLIIEYRGKFMLRQQFEANGYFFKRPYPFVLFYSKFDGLEMCVDARSFGNEARFIRRSCSPNAEVRHVIEDGMLHLYIYSLRHITKGTEITIGFDFDYGNCKYKVDCACVKGNQECPVLKHNQEPTENMGAGGRRRGSRKDKDLVRDDQGQNQNVALDGEGKGRSVGDGKQRKLSPLRLSISNNQDPELFEDVEDKTSISNEVEMESDEQIAERRRKMTREERKMEAILQAFARMEKREKRREQALERIGSIKSEIGGRGEVKEEPPATPETADSPAVTQPLIEVKEEPGLKPAKVKPSRNRKSFSRNRTHIGQQRRRARTISTCSDLTPGSPAETVEPLTSDAPEGETLPLPEPEAVLSQAPESSPPQSSSPAPDRIRTASKNFKTKKHFVSEWVGEKQQDRCAVRTPEPVPERPLRISSDPEVLATQLNALPGMACSPQVYSTPKHYVRFSSPFLANRSPATPGVPSGRRRSRELPETPPATGSCKKRWLKQALEEEGSTSPARRLSLLGDSPLSPSISGDSDSPLPYNGTCSLPELPTPLKKRRLSPLDACMSESSTPYGSPCATPTRADQSETHGTPVLLTTPPRPRTEEPSAEPVSSTPTHVPNTPQESESSMETSPEVSGKPCVQEADRPPSLVSSPCTRNPTSETLAAEVKLSVPESPQPPPAESEDSSEDRTEGGVTEGTSEPSTCVETCASSYPGWIKSPERGSTGPAGLNFSPVNSNLRDLTPSHTLEPLSSPFRHEAAAGATAGTGSQAPSQPQFSESQGQLFYPCLEEGSILNVSRSLNGDGSGEGGSAQNPPQKKKVSLLEYRKRQREARRSGSKTECSSPVSTLPPLTVDAFPVTTEPVGDPLLPPAPCNNVTTGKEPQSEETEAGGEKGEERGEGQWTSSTFVEQTRERSYHRALLLSKDKETDGETEGGETPGLRECASPSVQKTPTHTSCSPGPLAPPSSRSAREEDGDGQPWTPNPSGQPPNKPAGPKPAPLTPTKLLPAPLPSSPVHYPGSSLLHSPKPQPQGSPYRSQRALFSGQLQNQPQPQAQTGPAPFPPYNTQSAPPPPPPPPPAPPVSTGYFQNQSPSTAGPFPGYKPAVTPPYPQGSQSLLQTLPHSVHYQTSAAPPPPPPPPPHAMAAPTLLHVSMQPPPMQQLLMTSAPPPPPPPQGQSSQQQQQTPSGSTLMSLTPPPPPPPPPPAPASSAALQPHHYQNLGGFQAPLMHPGGASNPSVPPTTYPPPIQQTGLPPPPPPPPQQTQQGQAQATSPQMPSGPRGASASSTPFHSSGYLSTGWH, encoded by the exons ATGAGCATAGTCATCCCAGTAGGGGTGGACACAGCTGACACCTCGTACCTGGACATGGCTGCAGGCTCAGA ACCAGAATCAGTGGAGGCCAGCCCAGTGGTGGTGGAAAAGTCCAGCTACCCACACCAGATTTACAGCAGCAGTTCTCACCATTCCCATAGTTACATTGGCCTACCATATGCT gaccATAATTATGGGGCGCGGCCCCCGCCTACGCCGCCAGCCTCCCCTCCACCCTCCATGTTGATACGACAAGGAGAGGGGGGGCTTTTTGTTTCTGGAGGGCAGGACGAAGCTTCCAGGGGCACAACCCTCAGCACGTCAGAAGATGGCAGCTACGGGGCGGACATCACGCGCTGCATCTGCGGCTTCACCCACGACGATGGCTACATGATCTGTTGTGACAAGTGCAG cgcctggcagcacataGACTGCATGGGCATCGACAGGCAGAACATTCCTGAGACCTACCTGTGTGAACGCTGCCAGCCACGGCACCTGGACCGAGAGAGGGCCATCCTCCTGCAAACCAGGAAGAGGGAGTGCTTATCTG ACGGCGACACCAGTGCCACAGAGAGTGGAGATGAGGTCCCACTAGAGCTCTACTCCACCTTTCAGCACACACCCACCACCATCACCTTGACGACCGGGCGACTTGGCAATAAGCAGGTTGATAAGAAGCGTAAAAAAAGTGGTGATAAAGACCCCCCAGCACCCTCTGCCAAAGCTAAAAag GCCTTCAGAGAAGGATCCAGAAAGTCCTCAAGAGTAAAG GGTGCTGCTCCTGAGGTGGAGCCGGTGGAGCACCCATCTCTGTGGGAGAGCAAGATCAAGACGTGGATGGAGCGTTATGAAGAGGCCAGCAGCAATCAGTATAGCGAGGACGTTCAAGTCCTGTTGCGCGTCAAAGAACAAGGTGACGGCAGAAGCTTGGCTTACAACACGCACCCGGCCTCTTTCAAGCCCCCAGTGGAG AGTCAAGTTCAGAAGAACAAGAAAATCCTGAAGGCTGTGCGAGACTTGGCCCCAGACTCCCTGATCATTGAGTACCGGGGAAAGTTCATGCTTCGGCAGCAGTTTGAGGCCAATGGATACTTCTTCAAGAG gcCGTACccgtttgtattattttactCCAAATTTGACGGGTTGGAGATGTGTGTGGACGCTCGCAGCTTCGGTAACGAAGCTCGATTCATTCGGCGTTCTTGCAGCCCTAATGCCGAA GTGCGGCACGTCATTGAGGATGGCATGTTGCATTTATACATCTACTCGCTAAGGCACATCACTAAAGGCACAGAGATCACAATCGGTTTTGATTTCGACTATGGCAACTG TAAATACAAGGTGGACTGTGCCTGCGTGAAGGGAAACCAAGAATGCCCAGTGCTGAAGCACAACCAGGAGCCCACGGAGAACATGGGTGCAGGTGGCAGGCGCCGAGGGAGCCGCAAAGACAAGGACTTGGTCCGAGACGACCAGGGGCAGAACCAGAACGTTGCTTTAGACGGCGAGGGGAAAGGCAGGAGTGTGGGTGACGGCAAACAAAGAAAGCTTTCTCCTCTTCGCCTCTCCATCTCCAACAACCAG GATCCTGAGTTATTTGAGGATGTAGAGGACAAAACCTCCATTAGCAATGAAGTAGAGATGGAATCAGACGAGCAGATTGCAGAGAGAAGGAGAAAGATG ACCCGAGAGGAGAGGAAGATGGAGGCCATTCTGCAAGCCTTTGCTCGGATGGAGAAGAGGGAGAAGCGCAGAGAGCAAGCCCTGGAGAGAATTGGTAGCATAAAATCAGAAATTGGGGGCCGTGGCGAGGTTAAAGAGGAACCTCCTGCCACACCAGAGACTGCCGATTCTCCAGCAGTAACGCAA cctcTTATTGAGGTGAAGGAGGAGCCGGGCCTAAAGCCAGCAAAAGTAAAGCCTTCAAGGAACAGGAAGAGTTTCTCGAGGAACCGCACTCACATCGGCCAACAGCGCCGCCGAGCCCGGACTATCAGCACCTGTTCGGACCTGACCCCCGGCTCTCCGGCCGAGACTGTGGAGCCTCTAACCAGCGACGCTCCAGAGGGAGAGACGCTTCCTTTGCCAGAGCCAGAGGCGGTCTTGTCACAAGCCCCTGAGAGCAGCCCTCCTCAGAGCAGCTCGCCAGCGCCCGACAGAATCCGAACAGCGagcaaaaactttaaaactaaaaag CACTTTGTGAGCGAATGGGTGGGAGAGAAACAGCAGGACCGCTGTGCCGTACGAACACCAGAACCAGTCCCGGAGAGGCCGCTCAGAATAAGCAGCGACCCGGAGGTTCTTGCCACGCAGCTCAATGCCTTACCTGGCATGGCCTGCTCGCCACAGGTCTACAGCACGCCCAAACACTACGTCCGCTTTTCATCCCCATTCCTGGCAAACCGCAGCCCGGCGACCCCCGGAGTCCCCAGTGGGAGACGGCGGTCGCGGGAACTGCCGGAAACGCCACCAGCCACCGGCTCCTGCAAAAAG CGATGGTTGAAACAAGCGCTTGAGGAGGAAGGGTCCACAAGCCCAGCAAGACGACTGAGTCTGCTCGGCGACAGCCCCCTCAGCCCCTCCATCAGCGGGGACTCTGACAGCCCCCTGCCCTACAACGGCACCTGCTCACTACCTG AGCTGCCCACCCCTTTGAAAAAGCGACGGTTGAGCCCGTTGGATGCCTGCATGTCTGAGAGCTCCACCCCCTACGGTTCCCCTTGTGCCACACCCACACGAGCCGACCAATCGGAAACCCACGGAACGCCCGTCTTATTAACCACGCCGCCTCGACCCCGAACAGAGGAACCAAGTGCAGAGCCGGTCTCCAGTACTCCAACTCACGTCCCCAACACCCCTCAGGAG AGTGAATCTTCAATGGAGACCTCACCAGAGGTTTCCGGCAAGCCCTGTGTGCAAGAG GCTGATCGTCCTCCGTCATTGGTCTCCTCTCCTTGCACCAGGAACCCCACTTCAGAAACACTCGCAGCAGAAGTAAAGTTGTCTGTTCCAGAGAGTCCTCAGCCTCCACCTGCTGAGTCGGAGGACAGCAGTGAGGACCGGACAGAGGGAGGTGTCACAGAAGGCACAAGTGAGCCTTCCACCTGTGTAGAAACGTGCGCTTCCTCTTATCCTGGGTGGATAAAAAGCCCAGAAAGGGGCTCGACTGGACCAGCTGGCCTGAACTTTTCTCCAGTCAACTCGAACTTAAGGGACCTCACCCCGTCTCACACCCTGGAGCCTCTCTCGTCTCCTTTCAGGCACGAGGCTGCAGCTGGAGCTACAGCAGGGACGGGGTCACAGGCTCCCTCCCAGCCTCAGTTTAGTGAGTCCCAGGGACAGCTTTTTTACCCCTGCTTGGAGGAGGGGAGCATACTTAACGTCTCGCGTTCTCTGAATGGGGATGGCAGCGGCGAAGGAGGGTCTGCACAGAACCCCCCACAGAAGAAAAAG GTTTCTCTGCTCGAGTACCGAAAGCGTCAGCGAGAAGCTCGTCGCAGCGGCTCCAAGACCGAATGCAGCTCCCCCGTTTCCACCCTCCCACCCCTGACCGTGGACGCTTTCCCCGTGACCACGGAGCCTGTCGGCGACCCCCTTTTACCCCCTGCTCCTTGTAACAACGTCACCACGGGAAAAGAGCCCCAAAGCGAGGAGACGGAAGCTGGgggagaaaaaggagaagagaGAGGAGAGGGGCAGTG GACCTCATCGACTTTTGTGGAACAGACCAGAGAGCGCAGCTACCACAGAGCCCTCCTGCTCAGCAAAGACAAGGAGACGG ACGGTGAGACTGAAGGAGGGGAGACCCCGGGACTGAGAGAGTGTGCATCTCCAAGTGTTCAGAAAACCCCAACTCACACC TCCTGCTCTCCTGGCCCTTTGGCCCCGCCTTCCAGTCGCTCTGCaagggaggaagatggagaCGGTCAGCCTTGGACGCCAAACCCAAGCGGCCAGCCGCCCAACAAGCCAGCTGGACCTAAGCCGGCTCCTTTGACTCCAACAAAGCTGCTTCCTGCTCCTCTGCCCTCGTCTCCGGTCCATTACCCAGGATCCTCTCTGCTTCATTCTCCCAAACCGCAGCCTCAAGGCTCCCCCTACCGCAGCCAGAGGGCGCTGTTCTCCGGCCAACTTCAAAACCAACCACAGCCGCAGGCACAGACCGGGCCTGCTCCTTTCCCCCCGTACAACACCCAAAGCGCGCCTCCCCCacctccccctcctccaccaGCACCGCCCGTCTCCACGGGCTACTTCCAGAACCAGAGCCCCTCCACTGCCGGACCTTTTCCCGGGTACAAACCTGCGGTCACGCCCCCGTACCCGCAGGGCTCGCAGTCCTTACTGCAGACTCTTCCTCACAGCGTGCACTATCAAACTTCAGCTGCTCCGCCcccgcctcctcctccacccccgCACGCGATGGCGGCCCCCACCCTGCTGCACGTCAGCATGCAGCCTCCCCCCATGCAGCAGCTCCTGATGACCTCCGCCCCCCCACCGCCACCTCCTCCACAGGGGCAGAgctctcagcagcagcagcaaaccCCGTCTGGTAGCACCCTCATGTCCCTCACCCCACCGCCCCCacctcccccacccccacctgccCCCGCCTCCAGCGCTGCACTGCAGCCCCACCACTATCAGAACTTGGGGGGGTTTCAAGCGCCTCTGATGCACCCCGGCGGCGCCTCAAACCCATCCGTGCCCCCGACCACATACCCGCCTCCCATCCAGCAGACAGGACTGCCCCCgcctccccctccacccccccaaCAGACTCAACAGGGACAGGCCCAGGCCACTTCCCCCCAGATGCCTTCTGGGCCTCGTGGAGCTTCGGCGTCCTCGACCCCCTTCCACAGCTCGGGGTACTTAAGCACGGGGTGGCACTAA
- the kmt2e gene encoding histone-lysine N-methyltransferase 2E isoform X1, producing MSIVIPVGVDTADTSYLDMAAGSEPESVEASPVVVEKSSYPHQIYSSSSHHSHSYIGLPYADHNYGARPPPTPPASPPPSMLIRQGEGGLFVSGGQDEASRGTTLSTSEDGSYGADITRCICGFTHDDGYMICCDKCSAWQHIDCMGIDRQNIPETYLCERCQPRHLDRERAILLQTRKRECLSDGDTSATESGDEVPLELYSTFQHTPTTITLTTGRLGNKQVDKKRKKSGDKDPPAPSAKAKKAFREGSRKSSRVKGAAPEVEPVEHPSLWESKIKTWMERYEEASSNQYSEDVQVLLRVKEQGDGRSLAYNTHPASFKPPVESQVQKNKKILKAVRDLAPDSLIIEYRGKFMLRQQFEANGYFFKRPYPFVLFYSKFDGLEMCVDARSFGNEARFIRRSCSPNAEVRHVIEDGMLHLYIYSLRHITKGTEITIGFDFDYGNCKYKVDCACVKGNQECPVLKHNQEPTENMGAGGRRRGSRKDKDLVRDDQGQNQNVALDGEGKGRSVGDGKQRKLSPLRLSISNNQDPELFEDVEDKTSISNEVEMESDEQIAERRRKMIQANPAEQSHLAVGAASSWRGLKLKETREERKMEAILQAFARMEKREKRREQALERIGSIKSEIGGRGEVKEEPPATPETADSPAVTQPLIEVKEEPGLKPAKVKPSRNRKSFSRNRTHIGQQRRRARTISTCSDLTPGSPAETVEPLTSDAPEGETLPLPEPEAVLSQAPESSPPQSSSPAPDRIRTASKNFKTKKHFVSEWVGEKQQDRCAVRTPEPVPERPLRISSDPEVLATQLNALPGMACSPQVYSTPKHYVRFSSPFLANRSPATPGVPSGRRRSRELPETPPATGSCKKRWLKQALEEEGSTSPARRLSLLGDSPLSPSISGDSDSPLPYNGTCSLPELPTPLKKRRLSPLDACMSESSTPYGSPCATPTRADQSETHGTPVLLTTPPRPRTEEPSAEPVSSTPTHVPNTPQESESSMETSPEVSGKPCVQEADRPPSLVSSPCTRNPTSETLAAEVKLSVPESPQPPPAESEDSSEDRTEGGVTEGTSEPSTCVETCASSYPGWIKSPERGSTGPAGLNFSPVNSNLRDLTPSHTLEPLSSPFRHEAAAGATAGTGSQAPSQPQFSESQGQLFYPCLEEGSILNVSRSLNGDGSGEGGSAQNPPQKKKVSLLEYRKRQREARRSGSKTECSSPVSTLPPLTVDAFPVTTEPVGDPLLPPAPCNNVTTGKEPQSEETEAGGEKGEERGEGQWTSSTFVEQTRERSYHRALLLSKDKETDGETEGGETPGLRECASPSVQKTPTHTSCSPGPLAPPSSRSAREEDGDGQPWTPNPSGQPPNKPAGPKPAPLTPTKLLPAPLPSSPVHYPGSSLLHSPKPQPQGSPYRSQRALFSGQLQNQPQPQAQTGPAPFPPYNTQSAPPPPPPPPPAPPVSTGYFQNQSPSTAGPFPGYKPAVTPPYPQGSQSLLQTLPHSVHYQTSAAPPPPPPPPPHAMAAPTLLHVSMQPPPMQQLLMTSAPPPPPPPQGQSSQQQQQTPSGSTLMSLTPPPPPPPPPPAPASSAALQPHHYQNLGGFQAPLMHPGGASNPSVPPTTYPPPIQQTGLPPPPPPPPQQTQQGQAQATSPQMPSGPRGASASSTPFHSSGYLSTGWH from the exons ATGAGCATAGTCATCCCAGTAGGGGTGGACACAGCTGACACCTCGTACCTGGACATGGCTGCAGGCTCAGA ACCAGAATCAGTGGAGGCCAGCCCAGTGGTGGTGGAAAAGTCCAGCTACCCACACCAGATTTACAGCAGCAGTTCTCACCATTCCCATAGTTACATTGGCCTACCATATGCT gaccATAATTATGGGGCGCGGCCCCCGCCTACGCCGCCAGCCTCCCCTCCACCCTCCATGTTGATACGACAAGGAGAGGGGGGGCTTTTTGTTTCTGGAGGGCAGGACGAAGCTTCCAGGGGCACAACCCTCAGCACGTCAGAAGATGGCAGCTACGGGGCGGACATCACGCGCTGCATCTGCGGCTTCACCCACGACGATGGCTACATGATCTGTTGTGACAAGTGCAG cgcctggcagcacataGACTGCATGGGCATCGACAGGCAGAACATTCCTGAGACCTACCTGTGTGAACGCTGCCAGCCACGGCACCTGGACCGAGAGAGGGCCATCCTCCTGCAAACCAGGAAGAGGGAGTGCTTATCTG ACGGCGACACCAGTGCCACAGAGAGTGGAGATGAGGTCCCACTAGAGCTCTACTCCACCTTTCAGCACACACCCACCACCATCACCTTGACGACCGGGCGACTTGGCAATAAGCAGGTTGATAAGAAGCGTAAAAAAAGTGGTGATAAAGACCCCCCAGCACCCTCTGCCAAAGCTAAAAag GCCTTCAGAGAAGGATCCAGAAAGTCCTCAAGAGTAAAG GGTGCTGCTCCTGAGGTGGAGCCGGTGGAGCACCCATCTCTGTGGGAGAGCAAGATCAAGACGTGGATGGAGCGTTATGAAGAGGCCAGCAGCAATCAGTATAGCGAGGACGTTCAAGTCCTGTTGCGCGTCAAAGAACAAGGTGACGGCAGAAGCTTGGCTTACAACACGCACCCGGCCTCTTTCAAGCCCCCAGTGGAG AGTCAAGTTCAGAAGAACAAGAAAATCCTGAAGGCTGTGCGAGACTTGGCCCCAGACTCCCTGATCATTGAGTACCGGGGAAAGTTCATGCTTCGGCAGCAGTTTGAGGCCAATGGATACTTCTTCAAGAG gcCGTACccgtttgtattattttactCCAAATTTGACGGGTTGGAGATGTGTGTGGACGCTCGCAGCTTCGGTAACGAAGCTCGATTCATTCGGCGTTCTTGCAGCCCTAATGCCGAA GTGCGGCACGTCATTGAGGATGGCATGTTGCATTTATACATCTACTCGCTAAGGCACATCACTAAAGGCACAGAGATCACAATCGGTTTTGATTTCGACTATGGCAACTG TAAATACAAGGTGGACTGTGCCTGCGTGAAGGGAAACCAAGAATGCCCAGTGCTGAAGCACAACCAGGAGCCCACGGAGAACATGGGTGCAGGTGGCAGGCGCCGAGGGAGCCGCAAAGACAAGGACTTGGTCCGAGACGACCAGGGGCAGAACCAGAACGTTGCTTTAGACGGCGAGGGGAAAGGCAGGAGTGTGGGTGACGGCAAACAAAGAAAGCTTTCTCCTCTTCGCCTCTCCATCTCCAACAACCAG GATCCTGAGTTATTTGAGGATGTAGAGGACAAAACCTCCATTAGCAATGAAGTAGAGATGGAATCAGACGAGCAGATTGCAGAGAGAAGGAGAAAGATG ATTCAGGCCAACCCGGCAGAGCAGTCCCATCTCGCTGTCGGGGCGGCTTCAAGCTGGAGGGGACTGAAACTCAAGGAG ACCCGAGAGGAGAGGAAGATGGAGGCCATTCTGCAAGCCTTTGCTCGGATGGAGAAGAGGGAGAAGCGCAGAGAGCAAGCCCTGGAGAGAATTGGTAGCATAAAATCAGAAATTGGGGGCCGTGGCGAGGTTAAAGAGGAACCTCCTGCCACACCAGAGACTGCCGATTCTCCAGCAGTAACGCAA cctcTTATTGAGGTGAAGGAGGAGCCGGGCCTAAAGCCAGCAAAAGTAAAGCCTTCAAGGAACAGGAAGAGTTTCTCGAGGAACCGCACTCACATCGGCCAACAGCGCCGCCGAGCCCGGACTATCAGCACCTGTTCGGACCTGACCCCCGGCTCTCCGGCCGAGACTGTGGAGCCTCTAACCAGCGACGCTCCAGAGGGAGAGACGCTTCCTTTGCCAGAGCCAGAGGCGGTCTTGTCACAAGCCCCTGAGAGCAGCCCTCCTCAGAGCAGCTCGCCAGCGCCCGACAGAATCCGAACAGCGagcaaaaactttaaaactaaaaag CACTTTGTGAGCGAATGGGTGGGAGAGAAACAGCAGGACCGCTGTGCCGTACGAACACCAGAACCAGTCCCGGAGAGGCCGCTCAGAATAAGCAGCGACCCGGAGGTTCTTGCCACGCAGCTCAATGCCTTACCTGGCATGGCCTGCTCGCCACAGGTCTACAGCACGCCCAAACACTACGTCCGCTTTTCATCCCCATTCCTGGCAAACCGCAGCCCGGCGACCCCCGGAGTCCCCAGTGGGAGACGGCGGTCGCGGGAACTGCCGGAAACGCCACCAGCCACCGGCTCCTGCAAAAAG CGATGGTTGAAACAAGCGCTTGAGGAGGAAGGGTCCACAAGCCCAGCAAGACGACTGAGTCTGCTCGGCGACAGCCCCCTCAGCCCCTCCATCAGCGGGGACTCTGACAGCCCCCTGCCCTACAACGGCACCTGCTCACTACCTG AGCTGCCCACCCCTTTGAAAAAGCGACGGTTGAGCCCGTTGGATGCCTGCATGTCTGAGAGCTCCACCCCCTACGGTTCCCCTTGTGCCACACCCACACGAGCCGACCAATCGGAAACCCACGGAACGCCCGTCTTATTAACCACGCCGCCTCGACCCCGAACAGAGGAACCAAGTGCAGAGCCGGTCTCCAGTACTCCAACTCACGTCCCCAACACCCCTCAGGAG AGTGAATCTTCAATGGAGACCTCACCAGAGGTTTCCGGCAAGCCCTGTGTGCAAGAG GCTGATCGTCCTCCGTCATTGGTCTCCTCTCCTTGCACCAGGAACCCCACTTCAGAAACACTCGCAGCAGAAGTAAAGTTGTCTGTTCCAGAGAGTCCTCAGCCTCCACCTGCTGAGTCGGAGGACAGCAGTGAGGACCGGACAGAGGGAGGTGTCACAGAAGGCACAAGTGAGCCTTCCACCTGTGTAGAAACGTGCGCTTCCTCTTATCCTGGGTGGATAAAAAGCCCAGAAAGGGGCTCGACTGGACCAGCTGGCCTGAACTTTTCTCCAGTCAACTCGAACTTAAGGGACCTCACCCCGTCTCACACCCTGGAGCCTCTCTCGTCTCCTTTCAGGCACGAGGCTGCAGCTGGAGCTACAGCAGGGACGGGGTCACAGGCTCCCTCCCAGCCTCAGTTTAGTGAGTCCCAGGGACAGCTTTTTTACCCCTGCTTGGAGGAGGGGAGCATACTTAACGTCTCGCGTTCTCTGAATGGGGATGGCAGCGGCGAAGGAGGGTCTGCACAGAACCCCCCACAGAAGAAAAAG GTTTCTCTGCTCGAGTACCGAAAGCGTCAGCGAGAAGCTCGTCGCAGCGGCTCCAAGACCGAATGCAGCTCCCCCGTTTCCACCCTCCCACCCCTGACCGTGGACGCTTTCCCCGTGACCACGGAGCCTGTCGGCGACCCCCTTTTACCCCCTGCTCCTTGTAACAACGTCACCACGGGAAAAGAGCCCCAAAGCGAGGAGACGGAAGCTGGgggagaaaaaggagaagagaGAGGAGAGGGGCAGTG GACCTCATCGACTTTTGTGGAACAGACCAGAGAGCGCAGCTACCACAGAGCCCTCCTGCTCAGCAAAGACAAGGAGACGG ACGGTGAGACTGAAGGAGGGGAGACCCCGGGACTGAGAGAGTGTGCATCTCCAAGTGTTCAGAAAACCCCAACTCACACC TCCTGCTCTCCTGGCCCTTTGGCCCCGCCTTCCAGTCGCTCTGCaagggaggaagatggagaCGGTCAGCCTTGGACGCCAAACCCAAGCGGCCAGCCGCCCAACAAGCCAGCTGGACCTAAGCCGGCTCCTTTGACTCCAACAAAGCTGCTTCCTGCTCCTCTGCCCTCGTCTCCGGTCCATTACCCAGGATCCTCTCTGCTTCATTCTCCCAAACCGCAGCCTCAAGGCTCCCCCTACCGCAGCCAGAGGGCGCTGTTCTCCGGCCAACTTCAAAACCAACCACAGCCGCAGGCACAGACCGGGCCTGCTCCTTTCCCCCCGTACAACACCCAAAGCGCGCCTCCCCCacctccccctcctccaccaGCACCGCCCGTCTCCACGGGCTACTTCCAGAACCAGAGCCCCTCCACTGCCGGACCTTTTCCCGGGTACAAACCTGCGGTCACGCCCCCGTACCCGCAGGGCTCGCAGTCCTTACTGCAGACTCTTCCTCACAGCGTGCACTATCAAACTTCAGCTGCTCCGCCcccgcctcctcctccacccccgCACGCGATGGCGGCCCCCACCCTGCTGCACGTCAGCATGCAGCCTCCCCCCATGCAGCAGCTCCTGATGACCTCCGCCCCCCCACCGCCACCTCCTCCACAGGGGCAGAgctctcagcagcagcagcaaaccCCGTCTGGTAGCACCCTCATGTCCCTCACCCCACCGCCCCCacctcccccacccccacctgccCCCGCCTCCAGCGCTGCACTGCAGCCCCACCACTATCAGAACTTGGGGGGGTTTCAAGCGCCTCTGATGCACCCCGGCGGCGCCTCAAACCCATCCGTGCCCCCGACCACATACCCGCCTCCCATCCAGCAGACAGGACTGCCCCCgcctccccctccacccccccaaCAGACTCAACAGGGACAGGCCCAGGCCACTTCCCCCCAGATGCCTTCTGGGCCTCGTGGAGCTTCGGCGTCCTCGACCCCCTTCCACAGCTCGGGGTACTTAAGCACGGGGTGGCACTAA